The genomic interval GGTTTTAATCCTTCTTTTCGCTACAGGGGTCATTTCTTCTTTTAAGGCATCTATGCCAGTATTAGTTAATTCAAGATATCGATTTATATCTAAACCTTGTAGTCTCAACCTATAGTCGAATTCACTTATCTCTCTTTCAATTTGACGACTTATCATAACCTCTGGTATATCTACTTCAGCAGAATCAACGACTTTTTCAATTATTTTATTTTCAAGTTCTCTCTTTTCTTTTTCCTCAGCTTCCTTTTCCAATCTTTCTCTTATACTATTCTTAAATTCCTCTAATGTTTCAAATTCACTTACATCTTTGGCAAACTCATCATCTAATGCTGGTAATTCCTTTTCTTTCACTTCATGAATAACCACTTTGAATAAAGCTTCCTTTCCTTGTAAGCTCTCTTCAAAATAATCTTCAGGGAAGGTTACTTTGACTTCTACCTCATCTCCTTTTTTTCTACCAATAAGCTGTTCTTCAAAGCCTGGGATAAATCTATTGGAACCTATTTCAAGGACTTGCTTCTCAGCTGTTCCACCTTCAAATTTTTCTCCATCTATATAACCTTCAAAATCTATAGTAAGTATGTCCCTTTCTTTAGTTTCTCTGTCCCCAGCATCTATAATCCTACCATTCATTTCTTGAATTGCTTTTAATTCCTTCTCTACATCTTCATCTGTAACATTATACTCTACTTTTTCAACTTCTATACTTTTATATTCTCCCAGTTTTACCTCTGGTTTAATAGTTACCTCT from Tepidimicrobium xylanilyticum carries:
- the tig gene encoding trigger factor encodes the protein MNSVLEKKENNKAFFNIEIDQNEFEKAIQKAYLKNRNRFNIPGFRRGKAPRKIIELNYGEGVFYEEALNILLPEVYDKAVEDLELEPVDTPEVDIEQLEKGKPVIVKVEVTIKPEVKLGEYKSIEVEKVEYNVTDEDVEKELKAIQEMNGRIIDAGDRETKERDILTIDFEGYIDGEKFEGGTAEKQVLEIGSNRFIPGFEEQLIGRKKGDEVEVKVTFPEDYFEESLQGKEALFKVVIHEVKEKELPALDDEFAKDVSEFETLEEFKNSIRERLEKEAEEKEKRELENKIIEKVVDSAEVDIPEVMISRQIEREISEFDYRLRLQGLDINRYLELTNTGIDALKEEMTPVAKRRIKTDLVLEAIAKKESLEVTEEDLDEELEKMAKEYNQEDAQKFKENMKKGDLEFLKTGIMRDKTIELLVNNAKVN